A stretch of Chanodichthys erythropterus isolate Z2021 chromosome 20, ASM2448905v1, whole genome shotgun sequence DNA encodes these proteins:
- the ptpn22 gene encoding tyrosine-protein phosphatase non-receptor type 22 isoform X5: MLWEYNVQVVVMACREFEMGRKKCERYWPASKEDVFVCEPFNIHYESDENKGEYLIRTLKVTCKQVSRTLKQLHYVNWPDHGVPDSIPAILELLQDMRIYQDHDELPICIHCSAGCGRTGALCAIDYTWNLLKRQMIPEDFSIFELVKDMRTQRPSVVQTKEQYALVYRTIKLLFERYLAAIEEPNREVPASSSPVTISTGSDLSDFSDSESETDFRALIQTERRSNEMEILMDERNHITQKVTPWPHPHLHPFNQEVISTKLSPADMLSTMSEAQIKYQRSLIAPTPQTDFTTSGYQRTEPSTSLNTDLTQAACSNYPISLVQELRPNTKHLEWEENQDVSPVGKDNKPYISSTLCFTVEDPYFGPESPPVSDNPSVMESMVQETWLENPCFTIPSLTLNNQVLELPKHDSNDKGANSPSSDEDSPPPLPERTPESFILAEEINDIIEISEISETSEMLTLVIPTSSDSESVNKDNPPSPVPPLPERTPESFEMATDEDLVQNMTQEKPQDVVMRVGKSLEWSGQTSEEQTDIKRSWSRSKSLKLRMSLPAASCIPLSPIAITSHSPPPLLYKHPQESQLHTLTPHEQTSEISGPVPGTESVTPPLPERTPESFVFHTEKVGDNNTLCLPAEAEQQRQRVGTSSEWSGSSQPRSFLESSWSRSKSVRAKGSKQEPLSVAPLTPPVPVTMAIGGKACPVATTVEHQPAPSSHLAATRPTENHSNRGGEKTSLVSKARTKSIKFLKGRQKPKTAPPPIPPPAPPSAPPSAPSTATPQSAPPPYGAAVGFLFSFGSRFGKPKGPRNKPETWV; this comes from the exons ATGCTGTGGGAATACAATGTGCAG gtTGTCGTGATGGCTTGCCGAGAGTTTGAAATGGGAAGG AAAAAATGTGAGCGTTATTGGCCGGCGTCAAAGGaggatgtgtttgtgtgtgaaccCTTTAACATACACTAT GAGTCTGATGAAAATAAGGGAGAATATTTGATAAGGACGCTGAAGGTGACATGTAAACAA GTGTCCCGGACACTGAAGCAGCTGCACTATGTGAACTGGCCGGATCACGGAGTACCTGACTCCATTCCTGCCATCTTGGAGCTGCTGCAGGACATGAGGATTTACCAGGATCATGATGAGCTTCCCATCTGCATTCACTGCAG TGCAGGCTGTGGAAGAACGGGTGCATTGTGTGCCATCGACTATACCTGGAATCTACTGAAGAGACAG ATGATACCAGAGGATTTCAGTATCTTTGAGCTGGTGAAGGACATGCGTACACAAAGGCCATCTGTGGTTCAGACTAAG GAACAATATGCACTAGTATACAGGACCATCAAATTGCTTTTTGAGAGATATCTAGCAGCAATAGAAGAACCAAACAGAGAG GTCCCAGCTTCCTCCTCACCTGTCACCATAAGTACTGGGAgtgatctctcagatttcagTGACTCCGAATCAGAGACTGACTTCAGAGCGCTGATTCAAACTGAGCGCAG GAGTAATGAGATGGAAATTCTAATGGATGAACGCAATCACATTACACAGAAAGTCACTCCTTGGCCACATCCTCATTTACATCCATTTAATCAAGAGGTCATCTCCACCAAACTCAGTCCTGCAGACATGCTCAGTACAATGAGTGAGGCGCAGATTAAATATCAGAGGTCACTCATAGCACCAACTCCTCAAACAGACTTTACAACCTCTGGATATCAAAGAACTGAGCCATCCACCAGCCTCAACACTGATCTTACCCAAGCTGCATGTTCAAACTATCCCATCAGCCTAGTACAGGAACTGAGGCCAAATACGAAGCATCTGGAGTGGGAAGAAAACCAAGATGTTAGTCCCGTTGGCAAAGACAACAAACCTTATATCTCCAGTACCCTCTGTTTCACTGTGGAAGATCCTTATTTTGGTCCCGAATCTCCACCGGTTAGCGACAATCCCAGTGTTATGGAATCTATGGTTCAAGAAACCTGGCTGGAGAATCCTTGTTTCACAATACCTAGTTTAACTCTTAATAACCAGGTGTTGGAACTGCCAAAACATGACAGCAATGACAAAG GTGCAAATTCACCTTCATCTGATGAAGACAGCCCTCCTCCTTTGCCAGAGCGAACCCCAGAGTCCTTTATATTGGCCGAGGAAATTAACG ATATCATTGAAATCAGTGAAATCAGTGAAACCAGTGAGATGCTGACATTGGTGATCCCAACCAGCTCAGACTCTGAGAGTGTCAACAAAG ACAACCCGCCCTCACCTGTACCCCCACTGCCAGAGAGAACTCCAGAGTCTTTTGAAATGGCCACGGATGAGG ATTTGGTACAAAACATGACACAAGAAAAGCCACAGGATGTTGTAATGAGAGTTGGGAAATCTTTAGAATGGTCTGGTCAAACATCTGAAGAACAGACAGACATTAAACGATCCTGGTCGAGGAGCAAG AGCTTAAAGCTTAGAATGTCACTTCCTG CAGCATCATGTATTCCACTCAGTCCTATTGCGATCACAAGTCACAGTCCTCCTCCCCTACTGTACAAACATCCTCAGG AATCTCAACTACACACCCTAACACCGCATGAGCAGACATCTGAAATATCTGGACCAGTTCCAGGGACAG AAAGTGTTACTCCACCACTTCCTGAAAGAACTCCAGAATCTTTCGTGTTTCACACGGAGAAAG TGGGTGACAACAACACCCTCTGTCTGCCAGCTGAGGCCGAGCAGCAGAGACAGAGAGTGGGCACATCATCTGAATGGTCAGGCAGCTCCCAACCCAGATCATTCCTGGAAAGTTCTTGGAGCCGAAGCAAG AGCGTCAGAGCAAAAGGTTCAAAACAAG AGCCTCTATCTGTGGCACCGCTGACTCCACCAGTACCTGTAACCATGGCAATTGGAGGCAAAG CTTGCCCTGTGGCTACTACAGTGGAGCACCAGCCGGCACCCAGCAGTCATCTAGCAGCAACGAGACCAACTGAGAACCATTCAAACAGAGGGGGAGAGAAAACTTCACTGGTCAGCAAGGCCAGGACTAAG AGTATTAAGTTTTTGAAAGGAAGACAGAAGC CAAAAACAGCTCCGCCTCCGATCCCGCCCCCAGCCCCACCATCAGCCCCACCTTCAGCCCCATCTACAGCCACGCCTCAGTCTGCTCCACCACCCTATGGTGCTGCTGTTGGATTCTTATTTT CTTTTGGATCTCGTTTTGGAAAGCCAAAGGGCCCACGAAATAAGCCAGAAACATGGGTCTAG
- the ptpn22 gene encoding tyrosine-protein phosphatase non-receptor type 22 isoform X1, with protein MDAQARILRDLLAQIASKETEEEGAENGFAGEFLKLKRQSTKYRAEKTYPTTAADKQDNVKKNRYKDIVPFDHSRVKLSLITSKHDTDYINASFIKGVLGSRAYIATQGPLPNTVLDFWRMLWEYNVQVVVMACREFEMGRKKCERYWPASKEDVFVCEPFNIHYESDENKGEYLIRTLKVTCKQVSRTLKQLHYVNWPDHGVPDSIPAILELLQDMRIYQDHDELPICIHCSAGCGRTGALCAIDYTWNLLKRQMIPEDFSIFELVKDMRTQRPSVVQTKEQYALVYRTIKLLFERYLAAIEEPNREVPASSSPVTISTGSDLSDFSDSESETDFRALIQTERRSNEMEILMDERNHITQKVTPWPHPHLHPFNQEVISTKLSPADMLSTMSEAQIKYQRSLIAPTPQTDFTTSGYQRTEPSTSLNTDLTQAACSNYPISLVQELRPNTKHLEWEENQDVSPVGKDNKPYISSTLCFTVEDPYFGPESPPVSDNPSVMESMVQETWLENPCFTIPSLTLNNQVLELPKHDSNDKGANSPSSDEDSPPPLPERTPESFILAEEINDIIEISEISETSEMLTLVIPTSSDSESVNKDNPPSPVPPLPERTPESFEMATDEDLVQNMTQEKPQDVVMRVGKSLEWSGQTSEEQTDIKRSWSRSKSLKLRMSLPAASCIPLSPIAITSHSPPPLLYKHPQESQLHTLTPHEQTSEISGPVPGTESVTPPLPERTPESFVFHTEKVGDNNTLCLPAEAEQQRQRVGTSSEWSGSSQPRSFLESSWSRSKSVRAKGSKQEPLSVAPLTPPVPVTMAIGGKACPVATTVEHQPAPSSHLAATRPTENHSNRGGEKTSLVSKARTKSIKFLKGRQKPKTAPPPIPPPAPPSAPPSAPSTATPQSAPPPYGAAVGFLFSFGSRFGKPKGPRNKPETWV; from the exons AAACTGAAGAGGCAGTCTACCAAGTATCGTGCAGAGAAGACATACCCCACCACAGCTGCGGACAAACAGGATAACGTGAAAAAGAACAGATACAAGGACATTGTTCCCT TTGATCACAGCAGAGTAAAGCTCTCCCTCATCACATCCAAACATGATACGGACTACATTAATGCTAGTTTCATTAAG GGGGTGTTGGGCTCTAGGGCGTATATTGCCACACAAGGCCCGTTGCCAAACACTGTGCTTGACTTCTGGAGGATGCTGTGGGAATACAATGTGCAG gtTGTCGTGATGGCTTGCCGAGAGTTTGAAATGGGAAGG AAAAAATGTGAGCGTTATTGGCCGGCGTCAAAGGaggatgtgtttgtgtgtgaaccCTTTAACATACACTAT GAGTCTGATGAAAATAAGGGAGAATATTTGATAAGGACGCTGAAGGTGACATGTAAACAA GTGTCCCGGACACTGAAGCAGCTGCACTATGTGAACTGGCCGGATCACGGAGTACCTGACTCCATTCCTGCCATCTTGGAGCTGCTGCAGGACATGAGGATTTACCAGGATCATGATGAGCTTCCCATCTGCATTCACTGCAG TGCAGGCTGTGGAAGAACGGGTGCATTGTGTGCCATCGACTATACCTGGAATCTACTGAAGAGACAG ATGATACCAGAGGATTTCAGTATCTTTGAGCTGGTGAAGGACATGCGTACACAAAGGCCATCTGTGGTTCAGACTAAG GAACAATATGCACTAGTATACAGGACCATCAAATTGCTTTTTGAGAGATATCTAGCAGCAATAGAAGAACCAAACAGAGAG GTCCCAGCTTCCTCCTCACCTGTCACCATAAGTACTGGGAgtgatctctcagatttcagTGACTCCGAATCAGAGACTGACTTCAGAGCGCTGATTCAAACTGAGCGCAG GAGTAATGAGATGGAAATTCTAATGGATGAACGCAATCACATTACACAGAAAGTCACTCCTTGGCCACATCCTCATTTACATCCATTTAATCAAGAGGTCATCTCCACCAAACTCAGTCCTGCAGACATGCTCAGTACAATGAGTGAGGCGCAGATTAAATATCAGAGGTCACTCATAGCACCAACTCCTCAAACAGACTTTACAACCTCTGGATATCAAAGAACTGAGCCATCCACCAGCCTCAACACTGATCTTACCCAAGCTGCATGTTCAAACTATCCCATCAGCCTAGTACAGGAACTGAGGCCAAATACGAAGCATCTGGAGTGGGAAGAAAACCAAGATGTTAGTCCCGTTGGCAAAGACAACAAACCTTATATCTCCAGTACCCTCTGTTTCACTGTGGAAGATCCTTATTTTGGTCCCGAATCTCCACCGGTTAGCGACAATCCCAGTGTTATGGAATCTATGGTTCAAGAAACCTGGCTGGAGAATCCTTGTTTCACAATACCTAGTTTAACTCTTAATAACCAGGTGTTGGAACTGCCAAAACATGACAGCAATGACAAAG GTGCAAATTCACCTTCATCTGATGAAGACAGCCCTCCTCCTTTGCCAGAGCGAACCCCAGAGTCCTTTATATTGGCCGAGGAAATTAACG ATATCATTGAAATCAGTGAAATCAGTGAAACCAGTGAGATGCTGACATTGGTGATCCCAACCAGCTCAGACTCTGAGAGTGTCAACAAAG ACAACCCGCCCTCACCTGTACCCCCACTGCCAGAGAGAACTCCAGAGTCTTTTGAAATGGCCACGGATGAGG ATTTGGTACAAAACATGACACAAGAAAAGCCACAGGATGTTGTAATGAGAGTTGGGAAATCTTTAGAATGGTCTGGTCAAACATCTGAAGAACAGACAGACATTAAACGATCCTGGTCGAGGAGCAAG AGCTTAAAGCTTAGAATGTCACTTCCTG CAGCATCATGTATTCCACTCAGTCCTATTGCGATCACAAGTCACAGTCCTCCTCCCCTACTGTACAAACATCCTCAGG AATCTCAACTACACACCCTAACACCGCATGAGCAGACATCTGAAATATCTGGACCAGTTCCAGGGACAG AAAGTGTTACTCCACCACTTCCTGAAAGAACTCCAGAATCTTTCGTGTTTCACACGGAGAAAG TGGGTGACAACAACACCCTCTGTCTGCCAGCTGAGGCCGAGCAGCAGAGACAGAGAGTGGGCACATCATCTGAATGGTCAGGCAGCTCCCAACCCAGATCATTCCTGGAAAGTTCTTGGAGCCGAAGCAAG AGCGTCAGAGCAAAAGGTTCAAAACAAG AGCCTCTATCTGTGGCACCGCTGACTCCACCAGTACCTGTAACCATGGCAATTGGAGGCAAAG CTTGCCCTGTGGCTACTACAGTGGAGCACCAGCCGGCACCCAGCAGTCATCTAGCAGCAACGAGACCAACTGAGAACCATTCAAACAGAGGGGGAGAGAAAACTTCACTGGTCAGCAAGGCCAGGACTAAG AGTATTAAGTTTTTGAAAGGAAGACAGAAGC CAAAAACAGCTCCGCCTCCGATCCCGCCCCCAGCCCCACCATCAGCCCCACCTTCAGCCCCATCTACAGCCACGCCTCAGTCTGCTCCACCACCCTATGGTGCTGCTGTTGGATTCTTATTTT CTTTTGGATCTCGTTTTGGAAAGCCAAAGGGCCCACGAAATAAGCCAGAAACATGGGTCTAG
- the ptpn22 gene encoding tyrosine-protein phosphatase non-receptor type 22 isoform X3 — translation MDAQARILRDLLAQIASKETEEEGAENGFAGEFLKLKRQSTKYRAEKTYPTTAADKQDNVKKNRYKDIVPFDHSRVKLSLITSKHDTDYINASFIKGVLGSRAYIATQGPLPNTVLDFWRMLWEYNVQVVVMACREFEMGRKKCERYWPASKEDVFVCEPFNIHYESDENKGEYLIRTLKVTCKQVSRTLKQLHYVNWPDHGVPDSIPAILELLQDMRIYQDHDELPICIHCSAGCGRTGALCAIDYTWNLLKRQMIPEDFSIFELVKDMRTQRPSVVQTKEQYALVYRTIKLLFERYLAAIEEPNREVPASSSPVTISTGSDLSDFSDSESETDFRALIQTERRSNEMEILMDERNHITQKVTPWPHPHLHPFNQEVISTKLSPADMLSTMSEAQIKYQRSLIAPTPQTDFTTSGYQRTEPSTSLNTDLTQAACSNYPISLVQELRPNTKHLEWEENQDVSPVGKDNKPYISSTLCFTVEDPYFGPESPPVSDNPSVMESMVQETWLENPCFTIPSLTLNNQVLELPKHDSNDKGANSPSSDEDSPPPLPERTPESFILAEEINDIIEISEISETSEMLTLVIPTSSDSESVNKDNPPSPVPPLPERTPESFEMATDEDLVQNMTQEKPQDVVMRVGKSLEWSGQTSEEQTDIKRSWSRSKSLKLRMSLPAASCIPLSPIAITSHSPPPLLYKHPQESQLHTLTPHEQTSEISGPVPGTESVTPPLPERTPESFVFHTEKVGDNNTLCLPAEAEQQRQRVGTSSEWSGSSQPRSFLESSWSRSKSVRAKGSKQEPLSVAPLTPPVPVTMAIGGKACPVATTVEHQPAPSSHLAATRPTENHSNRGGEKTSLVSKARTKSIKFLKGRQKPKTAPPPIPPPAPPSAPPSAPSTATPQSAPPPYAFGSRFGKPKGPRNKPETWV, via the exons AAACTGAAGAGGCAGTCTACCAAGTATCGTGCAGAGAAGACATACCCCACCACAGCTGCGGACAAACAGGATAACGTGAAAAAGAACAGATACAAGGACATTGTTCCCT TTGATCACAGCAGAGTAAAGCTCTCCCTCATCACATCCAAACATGATACGGACTACATTAATGCTAGTTTCATTAAG GGGGTGTTGGGCTCTAGGGCGTATATTGCCACACAAGGCCCGTTGCCAAACACTGTGCTTGACTTCTGGAGGATGCTGTGGGAATACAATGTGCAG gtTGTCGTGATGGCTTGCCGAGAGTTTGAAATGGGAAGG AAAAAATGTGAGCGTTATTGGCCGGCGTCAAAGGaggatgtgtttgtgtgtgaaccCTTTAACATACACTAT GAGTCTGATGAAAATAAGGGAGAATATTTGATAAGGACGCTGAAGGTGACATGTAAACAA GTGTCCCGGACACTGAAGCAGCTGCACTATGTGAACTGGCCGGATCACGGAGTACCTGACTCCATTCCTGCCATCTTGGAGCTGCTGCAGGACATGAGGATTTACCAGGATCATGATGAGCTTCCCATCTGCATTCACTGCAG TGCAGGCTGTGGAAGAACGGGTGCATTGTGTGCCATCGACTATACCTGGAATCTACTGAAGAGACAG ATGATACCAGAGGATTTCAGTATCTTTGAGCTGGTGAAGGACATGCGTACACAAAGGCCATCTGTGGTTCAGACTAAG GAACAATATGCACTAGTATACAGGACCATCAAATTGCTTTTTGAGAGATATCTAGCAGCAATAGAAGAACCAAACAGAGAG GTCCCAGCTTCCTCCTCACCTGTCACCATAAGTACTGGGAgtgatctctcagatttcagTGACTCCGAATCAGAGACTGACTTCAGAGCGCTGATTCAAACTGAGCGCAG GAGTAATGAGATGGAAATTCTAATGGATGAACGCAATCACATTACACAGAAAGTCACTCCTTGGCCACATCCTCATTTACATCCATTTAATCAAGAGGTCATCTCCACCAAACTCAGTCCTGCAGACATGCTCAGTACAATGAGTGAGGCGCAGATTAAATATCAGAGGTCACTCATAGCACCAACTCCTCAAACAGACTTTACAACCTCTGGATATCAAAGAACTGAGCCATCCACCAGCCTCAACACTGATCTTACCCAAGCTGCATGTTCAAACTATCCCATCAGCCTAGTACAGGAACTGAGGCCAAATACGAAGCATCTGGAGTGGGAAGAAAACCAAGATGTTAGTCCCGTTGGCAAAGACAACAAACCTTATATCTCCAGTACCCTCTGTTTCACTGTGGAAGATCCTTATTTTGGTCCCGAATCTCCACCGGTTAGCGACAATCCCAGTGTTATGGAATCTATGGTTCAAGAAACCTGGCTGGAGAATCCTTGTTTCACAATACCTAGTTTAACTCTTAATAACCAGGTGTTGGAACTGCCAAAACATGACAGCAATGACAAAG GTGCAAATTCACCTTCATCTGATGAAGACAGCCCTCCTCCTTTGCCAGAGCGAACCCCAGAGTCCTTTATATTGGCCGAGGAAATTAACG ATATCATTGAAATCAGTGAAATCAGTGAAACCAGTGAGATGCTGACATTGGTGATCCCAACCAGCTCAGACTCTGAGAGTGTCAACAAAG ACAACCCGCCCTCACCTGTACCCCCACTGCCAGAGAGAACTCCAGAGTCTTTTGAAATGGCCACGGATGAGG ATTTGGTACAAAACATGACACAAGAAAAGCCACAGGATGTTGTAATGAGAGTTGGGAAATCTTTAGAATGGTCTGGTCAAACATCTGAAGAACAGACAGACATTAAACGATCCTGGTCGAGGAGCAAG AGCTTAAAGCTTAGAATGTCACTTCCTG CAGCATCATGTATTCCACTCAGTCCTATTGCGATCACAAGTCACAGTCCTCCTCCCCTACTGTACAAACATCCTCAGG AATCTCAACTACACACCCTAACACCGCATGAGCAGACATCTGAAATATCTGGACCAGTTCCAGGGACAG AAAGTGTTACTCCACCACTTCCTGAAAGAACTCCAGAATCTTTCGTGTTTCACACGGAGAAAG TGGGTGACAACAACACCCTCTGTCTGCCAGCTGAGGCCGAGCAGCAGAGACAGAGAGTGGGCACATCATCTGAATGGTCAGGCAGCTCCCAACCCAGATCATTCCTGGAAAGTTCTTGGAGCCGAAGCAAG AGCGTCAGAGCAAAAGGTTCAAAACAAG AGCCTCTATCTGTGGCACCGCTGACTCCACCAGTACCTGTAACCATGGCAATTGGAGGCAAAG CTTGCCCTGTGGCTACTACAGTGGAGCACCAGCCGGCACCCAGCAGTCATCTAGCAGCAACGAGACCAACTGAGAACCATTCAAACAGAGGGGGAGAGAAAACTTCACTGGTCAGCAAGGCCAGGACTAAG AGTATTAAGTTTTTGAAAGGAAGACAGAAGC CAAAAACAGCTCCGCCTCCGATCCCGCCCCCAGCCCCACCATCAGCCCCACCTTCAGCCCCATCTACAGCCACGCCTCAGTCTGCTCCACCACCCTATG CTTTTGGATCTCGTTTTGGAAAGCCAAAGGGCCCACGAAATAAGCCAGAAACATGGGTCTAG
- the ptpn22 gene encoding tyrosine-protein phosphatase non-receptor type 22 isoform X2, translating to MDAQARILRDLLAQIASKETEEEGAENGFAGEFLKLKRQSTKYRAEKTYPTTAADKQDNVKKNRYKDIVPFDHSRVKLSLITSKHDTDYINASFIKGVLGSRAYIATQGPLPNTVLDFWRMLWEYNVQVVVMACREFEMGRKKCERYWPASKEDVFVCEPFNIHYESDENKGEYLIRTLKVTCKQVSRTLKQLHYVNWPDHGVPDSIPAILELLQDMRIYQDHDELPICIHCSAGCGRTGALCAIDYTWNLLKRQMIPEDFSIFELVKDMRTQRPSVVQTKEQYALVYRTIKLLFERYLAAIEEPNREVPASSSPVTISTGSDLSDFSDSESETDFRALIQTERRSNEMEILMDERNHITQKVTPWPHPHLHPFNQEVISTKLSPADMLSTMSEAQIKYQRSLIAPTPQTDFTTSGYQRTEPSTSLNTDLTQAACSNYPISLVQELRPNTKHLEWEENQDVSPVGKDNKPYISSTLCFTVEDPYFGPESPPVSDNPSVMESMVQETWLENPCFTIPSLTLNNQVLELPKHDSNDKGANSPSSDEDSPPPLPERTPESFILAEEINDIIEISEISETSEMLTLVIPTSSDSESVNKDNPPSPVPPLPERTPESFEMATDEDLVQNMTQEKPQDVVMRVGKSLEWSGQTSEEQTDIKRSWSRSKSLKLRMSLPAASCIPLSPIAITSHSPPPLLYKHPQESQLHTLTPHEQTSEISGPVPGTESVTPPLPERTPESFVFHTEKVGDNNTLCLPAEAEQQRQRVGTSSEWSGSSQPRSFLESSWSRSKSVRAKGSKQEPLSVAPLTPPVPVTMAIGGKVEHQPAPSSHLAATRPTENHSNRGGEKTSLVSKARTKSIKFLKGRQKPKTAPPPIPPPAPPSAPPSAPSTATPQSAPPPYGAAVGFLFSFGSRFGKPKGPRNKPETWV from the exons AAACTGAAGAGGCAGTCTACCAAGTATCGTGCAGAGAAGACATACCCCACCACAGCTGCGGACAAACAGGATAACGTGAAAAAGAACAGATACAAGGACATTGTTCCCT TTGATCACAGCAGAGTAAAGCTCTCCCTCATCACATCCAAACATGATACGGACTACATTAATGCTAGTTTCATTAAG GGGGTGTTGGGCTCTAGGGCGTATATTGCCACACAAGGCCCGTTGCCAAACACTGTGCTTGACTTCTGGAGGATGCTGTGGGAATACAATGTGCAG gtTGTCGTGATGGCTTGCCGAGAGTTTGAAATGGGAAGG AAAAAATGTGAGCGTTATTGGCCGGCGTCAAAGGaggatgtgtttgtgtgtgaaccCTTTAACATACACTAT GAGTCTGATGAAAATAAGGGAGAATATTTGATAAGGACGCTGAAGGTGACATGTAAACAA GTGTCCCGGACACTGAAGCAGCTGCACTATGTGAACTGGCCGGATCACGGAGTACCTGACTCCATTCCTGCCATCTTGGAGCTGCTGCAGGACATGAGGATTTACCAGGATCATGATGAGCTTCCCATCTGCATTCACTGCAG TGCAGGCTGTGGAAGAACGGGTGCATTGTGTGCCATCGACTATACCTGGAATCTACTGAAGAGACAG ATGATACCAGAGGATTTCAGTATCTTTGAGCTGGTGAAGGACATGCGTACACAAAGGCCATCTGTGGTTCAGACTAAG GAACAATATGCACTAGTATACAGGACCATCAAATTGCTTTTTGAGAGATATCTAGCAGCAATAGAAGAACCAAACAGAGAG GTCCCAGCTTCCTCCTCACCTGTCACCATAAGTACTGGGAgtgatctctcagatttcagTGACTCCGAATCAGAGACTGACTTCAGAGCGCTGATTCAAACTGAGCGCAG GAGTAATGAGATGGAAATTCTAATGGATGAACGCAATCACATTACACAGAAAGTCACTCCTTGGCCACATCCTCATTTACATCCATTTAATCAAGAGGTCATCTCCACCAAACTCAGTCCTGCAGACATGCTCAGTACAATGAGTGAGGCGCAGATTAAATATCAGAGGTCACTCATAGCACCAACTCCTCAAACAGACTTTACAACCTCTGGATATCAAAGAACTGAGCCATCCACCAGCCTCAACACTGATCTTACCCAAGCTGCATGTTCAAACTATCCCATCAGCCTAGTACAGGAACTGAGGCCAAATACGAAGCATCTGGAGTGGGAAGAAAACCAAGATGTTAGTCCCGTTGGCAAAGACAACAAACCTTATATCTCCAGTACCCTCTGTTTCACTGTGGAAGATCCTTATTTTGGTCCCGAATCTCCACCGGTTAGCGACAATCCCAGTGTTATGGAATCTATGGTTCAAGAAACCTGGCTGGAGAATCCTTGTTTCACAATACCTAGTTTAACTCTTAATAACCAGGTGTTGGAACTGCCAAAACATGACAGCAATGACAAAG GTGCAAATTCACCTTCATCTGATGAAGACAGCCCTCCTCCTTTGCCAGAGCGAACCCCAGAGTCCTTTATATTGGCCGAGGAAATTAACG ATATCATTGAAATCAGTGAAATCAGTGAAACCAGTGAGATGCTGACATTGGTGATCCCAACCAGCTCAGACTCTGAGAGTGTCAACAAAG ACAACCCGCCCTCACCTGTACCCCCACTGCCAGAGAGAACTCCAGAGTCTTTTGAAATGGCCACGGATGAGG ATTTGGTACAAAACATGACACAAGAAAAGCCACAGGATGTTGTAATGAGAGTTGGGAAATCTTTAGAATGGTCTGGTCAAACATCTGAAGAACAGACAGACATTAAACGATCCTGGTCGAGGAGCAAG AGCTTAAAGCTTAGAATGTCACTTCCTG CAGCATCATGTATTCCACTCAGTCCTATTGCGATCACAAGTCACAGTCCTCCTCCCCTACTGTACAAACATCCTCAGG AATCTCAACTACACACCCTAACACCGCATGAGCAGACATCTGAAATATCTGGACCAGTTCCAGGGACAG AAAGTGTTACTCCACCACTTCCTGAAAGAACTCCAGAATCTTTCGTGTTTCACACGGAGAAAG TGGGTGACAACAACACCCTCTGTCTGCCAGCTGAGGCCGAGCAGCAGAGACAGAGAGTGGGCACATCATCTGAATGGTCAGGCAGCTCCCAACCCAGATCATTCCTGGAAAGTTCTTGGAGCCGAAGCAAG AGCGTCAGAGCAAAAGGTTCAAAACAAG AGCCTCTATCTGTGGCACCGCTGACTCCACCAGTACCTGTAACCATGGCAATTGGAGGCAAAG TGGAGCACCAGCCGGCACCCAGCAGTCATCTAGCAGCAACGAGACCAACTGAGAACCATTCAAACAGAGGGGGAGAGAAAACTTCACTGGTCAGCAAGGCCAGGACTAAG AGTATTAAGTTTTTGAAAGGAAGACAGAAGC CAAAAACAGCTCCGCCTCCGATCCCGCCCCCAGCCCCACCATCAGCCCCACCTTCAGCCCCATCTACAGCCACGCCTCAGTCTGCTCCACCACCCTATGGTGCTGCTGTTGGATTCTTATTTT CTTTTGGATCTCGTTTTGGAAAGCCAAAGGGCCCACGAAATAAGCCAGAAACATGGGTCTAG